From Etheostoma cragini isolate CJK2018 chromosome 3, CSU_Ecrag_1.0, whole genome shotgun sequence:
AAATACGGATTTGTTTCGAAGAATATTTGGCACTTCTAAACTTATAGGATATACACTTTTTGTAAATAACATATCTCAACAGTAAATTTAACACTCAATAAACCTCAATGAAAACACTGGCTCTTGTTTTACATAGTACAACATTAATACTGACTATGAACTGTGATAGCATTTGTATTGCAGTTGTTGCTTCACTGCTGCTCCTCCCTGCCACTAGTttggaaaaaggtaaaaaacatcTTCCTCCAGCCCATGCAATTTCCTATGCCCTCCATGTCACAGGTAAACTCAGCACAGCGATTCCTCACATTCTGCTCCCAAAACTTCTCAGAGTTGCAGAGCTGGTACAGTCCAATCAGAGcaaaagataacaaaacaaaacacatgcagattTACAGGTGTGGTTATCAGTGTGCAATACATGTGAACACAAAGGGTAAATGCCAGAGagtgcaaaacagaaaataacacaatttcTGTGTCATCTAAGACATTAAGAAGCTCTCACCTCTCTGAATCTCTGTGAAGCCTGTGCCAGCAGTGTTGTATCTTTCAGCTCTAGGTAGGACAGGATTTGGAGCATTATGTCATCAGGTAAGCGCTCCAGGTAATCAAATTTTCCTTGACAAAGTGATTTTGTGTGTTCCAGGATCCTCTCCCCAAAAACAGCACCAACTTGTTCTACAGATGAGGGGTAGGAAGCACAGCCTGGACATCAAATAACAGAttttcattaaagaaaatgctgaaccgaaagaaaatactgtaacACTTTGCCAAACAAAGAATAAGTGAAAAAGATTTTCAGTATCACAGACAAAATTTACTGTCTGGGCGGTGATAGGATTTTCATTCTTATGAAGTACACTTACGCTGTAGCATTTTATGATGTATAAAATCAGAATGGGATGTCTTCAGCTCTTTGGGTGCTGCGCCCCGGGCATCATGTCGCACAGAAATCTCCCATGATCTCCATATTACCTATAAAGTTAGATACAAATAAACAGTAGACAGATTGAAAATAGTATGCCTTAATTCCATAGAACCTTATGGTGCATGTGaatctaaaaaacaatttaggtcttataattaaaaaataaattactgagGCATGGTGGATTTGAACccactgaaatatttattttacaccgaattatttttacatatcTAATGTTACTGTATCTTTTTGCCATCAATTCACTATTTACCGTATCATTCAATTCAACttgagattacattttttactggTTTTGTTCAATTTGCAAGAAAGTAGCTAGCTAGTCTAATAGTATAAAATAAGAACCATAGACTGTAGCTATTTTAGTCTATGATCGGAATATTAGCCcagaaatgtattatttaaagctaacgttagctaacgttaactctGTAACGTTAGGTGAAaattaagctaacgttaacttaccTCTATATAGTTACACAGTAGTTTTATCAACTCAATAGTCATTTTTGCGACTCTGCTTTATGAATAGAAACTAACAGAAACAAATACTCAACCTCATCTTTGGTAAtaagaagttggaaaaaatcTTTTTGAGGAGGTGGACCCTGATCACTAATTTCAAAAAGATGCTCTCCGAGCAAAGACGCCATGTTGGATGCAGAATTGTAACCATGACAACTGAAAAGCAACtgtaataacatttatttaataatatttactCAACGGCAATTGGCGGTTTGGAAACAATTTGATGGATGTTACattcatagaaataaaataaagaataattaTATTTCTATGTGAGGTTATGACCAAAGTTAATGTTGGCCATCAAATTAATACAAAGATAATATAACGGTTTTATCTCTGTAAAATAATTTGGGTGGGGTCACGACCCGGCGGATTGGTTTATATTGCATATTTGTGGTGAGATATTGTTACCAATTACTCCATTGTTgcgtttattatttttaaataacgaCAAAGTTAGCGCTTTTTATATGGCTTTATAGTCATATATTTACAGAGCAAAACATCCACTGTTCGCAGCGGCAACTTCggctaaaaaaacaagtaaGTGTCGAAAACTAAAATCATAAGTAGAGTTAAGTAGTCCTCCAGGAGCGGATGA
This genomic window contains:
- the fbxo36a gene encoding F-box only protein 36a isoform X1, translating into MASLLGEHLFEISDQGPPPQKDFFQLLITKDEVIWRSWEISVRHDARGAAPKELKTSHSDFIHHKMLQQQVGAVFGERILEHTKSLCQGKFDYLERLPDDIMLQILSYLELKDTTLLAQASQRFRELCNSEKFWEQNVRNRCAEFTCDMEGIGNCMGWRKMFFTFFQTSGREEQQ
- the fbxo36a gene encoding F-box only protein 36a isoform X2: MTIELIKLLCNYIEVIWRSWEISVRHDARGAAPKELKTSHSDFIHHKMLQQQVGAVFGERILEHTKSLCQGKFDYLERLPDDIMLQILSYLELKDTTLLAQASQRFRELCNSEKFWEQNVRNRCAEFTCDMEGIGNCMGWRKMFFTFFQTSGREEQQ